In a single window of the Prochlorococcus marinus str. AS9601 genome:
- a CDS encoding DUF6339 family protein, protein MSEKLFRLKSPLISNGLISALRNPDSVSVEAVNCTVDLTNLSTLIDQLILEKVIGANLDARLVECVHTTFKSLPSHILTDMRIWHWLCVIRYPNIPWLRWRGNIPVDPEDGFTVGTGKKHVPSLRFLGTSSINGHGRNTFSRLFFAADRMMENDHSDYSLVKKLFTSQELHLGLSDREFGLIPKINRILTEKLVELPDSKVRIAIRKLNSLGGSICLDLLSEEQLQQLIDTQSEEVA, encoded by the coding sequence ATGAGCGAAAAACTCTTCAGATTGAAATCACCTCTAATAAGTAATGGACTTATCTCTGCTTTAAGAAATCCAGATTCTGTAAGTGTAGAGGCAGTCAACTGCACGGTTGATCTTACGAATCTCTCAACACTTATAGATCAACTTATTCTCGAAAAAGTAATTGGTGCAAACCTGGATGCAAGATTAGTTGAGTGTGTTCATACAACATTCAAATCTCTGCCTTCTCATATTCTTACTGATATGAGGATATGGCACTGGTTATGCGTAATAAGATATCCAAATATTCCGTGGCTTAGATGGAGAGGTAATATTCCGGTTGATCCGGAAGATGGATTTACTGTTGGAACAGGAAAGAAACATGTTCCATCACTTAGATTTCTTGGGACATCATCAATAAATGGACATGGCAGAAATACTTTTTCGAGACTTTTTTTTGCTGCCGACAGGATGATGGAGAATGATCATTCTGACTATTCCCTGGTCAAAAAATTATTTACCAGTCAGGAACTTCATCTTGGTTTGAGTGATCGAGAATTTGGCCTGATCCCAAAAATCAATAGAATACTTACTGAAAAACTAGTTGAATTACCAGACAGCAAAGTAAGAATTGCGATAAGAAAACTAAATTCCCTTGGAGGTTCAATATGTCTTGATCTTTTAAGTGAAGAACAACTCCAGCAGTTAATTGATACTCAGAGTGAAGAGGTCGCATGA